In Parcubacteria group bacterium, the following are encoded in one genomic region:
- a CDS encoding NGG1p interacting factor NIF3 translates to MNLQQIYKLAIEMGIKSDFRTKEHIAKELKRTREKYEKLSRDKKEIFDAEKLTNPYSDTRIHFDNGEKNIKKVMVGIDIDTAELMMAEELDIETVIGHHPVGMGLAGLDDAMHLQADVLAQYGVPINIAESLMKIRISEVTRGVSAANHYKAVDSAKLLKIGFVNVHTPADNLVANFVDKKIKKDKPEYVGEIIKSLLEIPEYKEAAKKGFGPMIFTGSEDSKAGKIALTEITGGTEGSKGMYEKLSQVGIGTVIGMHISEENRKEAEKYHINVVIAGHISSDSLGMNLFLDELQKKGIEIVPCSGLIRFSRIKK, encoded by the coding sequence ATGAACCTTCAGCAAATCTACAAACTGGCAATCGAAATGGGAATCAAATCCGATTTCAGAACCAAAGAGCATATTGCGAAAGAACTCAAGAGAACCAGAGAAAAGTACGAAAAACTTTCCAGGGACAAAAAAGAAATTTTTGACGCGGAAAAATTAACCAATCCATATTCCGATACCAGAATTCATTTTGACAATGGAGAAAAAAATATAAAAAAAGTGATGGTAGGAATTGATATTGATACGGCCGAATTAATGATGGCTGAGGAATTGGATATCGAAACCGTAATCGGACATCACCCGGTTGGAATGGGATTGGCCGGATTGGACGATGCTATGCATCTTCAGGCCGACGTCTTGGCTCAATATGGAGTGCCGATAAACATCGCCGAAAGTTTGATGAAGATAAGAATCAGCGAAGTAACTCGAGGAGTAAGCGCAGCTAATCATTACAAAGCTGTTGATTCGGCAAAACTTTTGAAAATCGGTTTCGTAAATGTCCATACTCCCGCGGATAATTTGGTAGCCAACTTTGTCGACAAAAAAATTAAAAAAGACAAGCCGGAATATGTGGGAGAAATTATCAAATCACTTTTGGAAATACCGGAATATAAAGAAGCGGCCAAAAAGGGTTTTGGGCCAATGATATTTACCGGTTCGGAGGATAGCAAGGCGGGAAAAATCGCGTTGACAGAAATTACCGGAGGAACTGAAGGAAGCAAGGGAATGTATGAAAAACTTTCGCAAGTTGGAATTGGAACGGTAATTGGAATGCATATAAGTGAAGAGAATCGAAAAGAAGCGGAAAAATATCATATCAACGTGGTTATTGCTGGACACATCTCTTCCGATTCCTTGGGAATGAATTTGTTTTTGGATGAGCTTCAGAAGAAAGGGATAGAAATTGTGCCATGTTCAGGACTTATCAGGTTTAGTAGGATTAAGAAATAA
- a CDS encoding His/Gly/Thr/Pro-type tRNA ligase C-terminal domain-containing protein, with translation GTPYCVTVDFDSLENGDVTVRDRDTMEQSRIKIEELDNYFKEKFL, from the coding sequence GGAACCCCGTATTGTGTAACTGTCGATTTTGACAGCTTAGAGAATGGGGACGTAACGGTTAGAGATCGAGACACGATGGAACAAAGCAGAATTAAAATAGAAGAATTAGATAATTATTTTAAAGAAAAGTTTTTATGA